Proteins encoded within one genomic window of Pedobacter africanus:
- a CDS encoding BON domain-containing protein translates to MMNRTMAILMAFTVIAAAFAGCKSKPKDADVKAAVETAIQGNPAASGTTVTVDKGVATLSGEVATEAAKEELGKTAAAIAGVKSVTNNLTVAAPAPVAITMNDPLAAAVKDATKDFPTVAATVSEGVITLKGEIQKANLQKLMMMLQALKPKKVDNTQLVIK, encoded by the coding sequence ATGATGAACAGAACAATGGCCATCCTGATGGCCTTTACTGTAATTGCCGCAGCATTCGCAGGCTGTAAAAGCAAACCAAAAGACGCCGATGTTAAAGCTGCTGTAGAAACGGCCATACAGGGAAATCCTGCTGCTTCTGGCACCACTGTAACGGTTGACAAAGGTGTTGCCACACTTAGCGGCGAAGTTGCGACCGAAGCTGCCAAGGAAGAACTGGGCAAAACCGCGGCTGCCATTGCAGGTGTAAAATCGGTAACGAACAACCTAACCGTTGCCGCCCCGGCCCCTGTGGCCATCACAATGAATGATCCCTTAGCTGCAGCAGTAAAAGATGCCACCAAAGACTTTCCTACAGTTGCCGCTACAGTATCAGAAGGGGTAATTACCTTAAAAGGAGAAATCCAGAAAGCTAATCTTCAGAAACTAATGATGATGCTGCAGGCTTTAAAACCTAAAAAAGTAGACAACACGCAATTGGTAATTAAATAA